A DNA window from Solanum lycopersicum chromosome 3, SLM_r2.1 contains the following coding sequences:
- the LOC138347640 gene encoding uncharacterized protein: MAIESGSTSNDIIVNNNGVGSEELSSPLYMHPSNNPGASLIQAHFDGVSYRSWEVSVHRDLSIKNKLGFINGDCKWLDPRTLRFRQWGRCDDMVTSWILNSLSKKITESVEYVSDSFELWKELEDRYDQTNYAKLYQVQREINELSQGTLDITT, from the coding sequence ATGGCAATTGAAAGTGGCTCTACTTCAAATGATATTATTGTAAACAACAATGGTGTTGGTAGTGAAGAACTTAGTTCTCCTTTGTATATGCATCCTTCAAATAACCCAGGTGCCTCGCTGATTCAAGCTCATTTTGATGGAGTGAGTTATAGATCATGGGAAGTGAGTGTCCATAGAGATTTATCGATTAAGAATAAGTTAGGCTTTATCAATGGTGATTGTAAATGGCTCGATCCAAGAACGCTACGATTTCGTCAATGGGGAAGATGTGATGACATGGTTACTTCCTGGATCCTCAATTCTCTGTCAAAGAAAATTACAGAGAGTGTGGAATATGTCTCTGATTCGTTCGAATTGTGGAAAGAGTTGGAGGATCGATATGATCAAACCAATTATGCAAAGTTGTATCAGGTTCAACGTGAAATTAATGAGTTGTCACAAGGAACTTTAGACATTACTACCTAG
- the LOC101247796 gene encoding probable pectinesterase/pectinesterase inhibitor 17, producing the protein MAIKLSFFVLLISFSSFFFPILSINIFDSGINAWCNKTPYPDQCKYFMNHGSYHFAPKNKIDFKKMAVKIALERALQAETYTKGLGVKCRNELERAAWSDCVKLYESTILQLNKTLDSNTKCTDFDIQTWLSTAMTNLETCQTGFIELGVNSDYILPSLMSNNVSELICNTLALNNVDFVSNRKQTYKDGFPSWVSPGDRKLLQLSSISPNLVVAQDGTGNFLTIKAALDAAAKRSGNERFVIRVKRGVYRENLEIGNKMKNIMLVGDGMKYTIITGSRSVGGGSTTFNSGTVVVTGEGFIAQGITFRNTAGPENHQAVALRSGSDLSVFYRCGFEGYQDTLYVHSQRQFYKECYIYGTVDFIFGNAAVVLQNCMIFARRPMDKQKITITAQGRTDPNQNTGISIHNSRVMAASDLRPVVGTFKTYLGRPWKQYSRTVIMKTYLDSLVDPAGWLEWDGDFALNTLYYGEYRNNGPGASTSSRVKWPGYRVITNSNEAARFSVENLIAGGSWLPATNVPFRAGL; encoded by the exons ATGGCGATAAAGCTTAGTTTCTTTGTGCTACTTATTTCCTTTTCATCAttcttttttcctattttatcgATTAACATTTTCGATAGTGGCATAAATGCTTGGTGCAACAAAACCCCTTATCCTGATCAATGCAAGTATTTCATGAACCATGGTTCGTACCATTTTGCACCCAAGAACAAGattgatttcaagaaaatggcTGTGAAAATCGCGTTGGAGAGAGCACTTCAAGCTGAGACTTACACCAAAGGACTAGGTGTGAAGTGTAGGAATGAACTCGAAAGGGCAGCTTGGTCCGATTGTGTGAAGCTCTATGAGAGTACAATTCTCCAGCTCAATAAAACACTCGATTCCAATACTAAATGTACTGATTTTGATATACAAACATGGCTAAGTACAGCCATGACAAATCTTGAAACATGTCAAACTGGATTCATTGAGCTAGGCGTTAATTCAGACTACATTTTGCCTAGTCTTATGTCCAATAACGTGTCTGAATTAATTTGTAACACTTTGGCACTCAACAATGTTGACTTTGTATCCAATAGGAAGCAAACGTATAAAGACGGTTTCCCTTCTTGGGTATCTCCAGGCGATAGAAAATTGTTACAATTGTCCTCCATAAGTCCAAATCTTGTGGTGGCTCAAGATGGTACAGGGAATTTTCTCACTATTAAAGCAGCTTTAGACGCTGCCGCCAAAAGAAGTGGAAATGAAAGGTTTGTTATACGTGTGAAACGAGGAGTTTATAGAGAAAATTTGGAGATTGGAAACAAAATGAAGAATATTATGTTGGTTGGCGATGGAATGAAGTACACAATTATCACAGGCAGCCGTAGCGTTGGAGGAGGCTCTACCACGTTTAACTCTGGCACCGTTG TGGTTACTGGAGAAGGATTTATTGCTCAAGGCATTACATTCCGCAATACAGCTGGTCCAGAAAATCATCAAGCAGTTGCACTACGTTCTGGATCTGATCTATCCGTTTTCTATCGTTGTGGATTTGAAGGGTATCAGGACACTCTCTATGTCCATTCACAACGACAGTTTTATAAAGAATGTTATATTTATGGTACAGTAGactttatttttggtaatgCTGCAGTGGTTTTGCAAAATTGCATGATTTTTGCTAGGAGACCTATGGATAAACAAAAGATTACCATAACAGCACAAGGCCGGACTGATCCTAACCAGAACACTGGAATTTCAATACATAACTCGCGAGTTATGGCTGCATCTGACCTTAGGCCTGTGGTAGGTACATTCAAGACATATTTAGGACGACCATGGAAACAATATTCGCGTACTGTTATTATGAAAACCTATCTTGATTCATTGGTGGATCCTGCTGGTTGGCTAGAGTGGGATGGTGATTTTGCTTTAAATACGTTGTATTACGGCGAATACAGGAATAATGGTCCTGGAGCATCGACTAGTAGTAGAGTTAAGTGGCCTGGGTATCGAGTGATCACAAATTCAAATGAAGCAGCAAGGTTCAGCGTGGAAAATTTAATTGCTGGTGGATCATGGTTGCCAGCAACTAATGTGCCATTTCGTGCAGGTCTCTAA